The genomic segment CTCCAGCGTTCCCTGCACGATCGCCGCCGCCGTCGGCATGCGTTTGCGCACTTCGCCGATGTGGTAAACCACAAGGATGGCGTTGTTCACGACGATGCCGCCCATCATGATCGTGCCGATGAACGCGGTGCGGGTGAAGGTCGCGTCGGTGTAGAAGAAGATGAGGAAGACGCCGATGAGGGCGAAGGGCAGCGAGAAGAGCACGACGAAGGGCGCCAGGAGCGACTCGAACAGACCGGCCGTGACCATGTAGATCAGGAGGATGGAGAAGGCGAGGACGACCCACATCTGCGTCGTCTCCTCCGTCGTCCAGCCCCCGTAGCGCGATTTCTCGATCCGGTAGCCCGGCGGGAGTTCCATCGCGTCCACCACGGCGTCCCGGACGACGTCGCCGAACCGCACCGGCCCCCGGAACTCCCAGGCCACGGTCCGCTCGTACTGCTGGTCCTCCCGGCGGATGCTGGCCAGTACCTGCCGCTGCCCCACCTCCGCGACGCTGGCGAGCCGGAGTTCCTCGCGGGACGAAATCGGCACGCGCAGGTCGCTGAGGTCGTGGAAGTCGAACTCGCGATACCCGTCCACCTTGACGGCGAGCTGCACCTCCTCGCCGCCCACCCGGATCGGGTTCCCGAACGGGCGACCCTGGATGTTGCGCGACACGTAGTCGAGCAACTGCTGCACCGGGAGGTTGTACGCCGCCAGCGCCTCCCGGTCCGGCTCTACGTAGTACTCGAACTCCCTGTCGCGCTGATACCAGGTGCTGTTCGCGTTCGGGTCCACGTCGCGGATGCGCGAGAAGCGCGTGAGGCGCGACGCGATCTCCTCGGCGATCTCCTGCACCGTCAAGTAGTTGTACCCAAGCACCTGGAGGCTGTAGTTGGGTGGGCTCGAGCCGCCGCCGTAGAAGCTGGGACCGTATCCCCGCACACGGACGTCGACGCCCGAGAACCCGTAGCTGTAGGCGGTCATCTGGTCCTTGATGGCCACCGGGATCGACGTGTGCTCCAGTTCGTCGGGGAATTCCGCGCGCATGTACGCAAAGTTCGGCCGAACCTGCGCCTCGAAGCGTTCCACTTCATCGATGGTGGCGAGCTTCGCCTCAAAGGAACGGGCGAGTTCGTCCGTGCGCTCCAGCCCCGCGCCGCGCGGGAAGCTGATCGTGATCGTGATCCCGCTTCCGCCCCCTCCGAATCCGCTCCAGTAGCTCCCCCTGCTCACGTGCTCATCGAACAGGTACCAGCTCCCGCCGAGGCTCCCGAGGCAGAGGAGCGCGATGAGGATGGGGTGCCGCAGGGCGAACCCGAGCAGCGACCGGTACCCCGCGATGTAGAAGGGTTCGGACGGCCGGGTCGGCGATGAGGCGGCCTCCCCGGTCGTGAGGGCCGCATCGACTACGGTCCCGGCGGAATCCCGCATGCGGGCGACGCGCGAGGCAAGCGCCGGGACGAAGGTGAACGCCACGAAGAGGCTGGCGACGATCGAGAAACCGACGGCGAACGTGAGCGGCAGGTAGTAGACCCGCAGCTCCCCCTGCAGGAAGAGGAAGGGGACGAGCACGATCGCGGTCGTCAGCGTCGCGGCGAGCACGGGCAGGACGACCTGGCGTGCCCCGCGGCTGGCGGCATCGGATGGGGCCGCCCCCGATCGGCGGTGACGCTCCACGTTTTCGAGCACGACGATGCCGTTGTCGACGACGAGGCCGAACCCCCACGCGAGTCCCCACAGCGTGAGCAGGTTCAGTGAGAACCCGCCGATGTAGAGAAAGTTCACCGCGGTCAGGACGCTGAACCCGATCGTGGCGAACACGACGAGGACGGCGCCGAGCGACCGCAGGAAGAGCGTGAGGACGATGAAGATCACGATGGCCGCGGCGATGGCGCGGAGCCGGAGTTCCGTGAGCTGCTCGCGGATGTTCTCGCTCTGATCGGTCAGCAGCTCGAGGCCCACGCCCGCCGGGAGCGTCGAGCCCAGTTCGGTCATTGCGGCCTTCACGTCGTCCGCGACCTGGATCACGTTCGTGCCCGACTGGCGGAACACGCTCATCAAGATCGTGGGCTGCGAGTCGATGCGCCACAGCAACGTCGGGTCTTCCGTCTGGTCGCGCACCTGCCCCAGGTCGCCCACGCGGACGGGCCCATCCGGCCGCGTGAGGACGATCATATCCGCGATGTCGGACACCTCGAGCGCCCGGGTGCGCACGGCGATGGCGAACTGCCGCCCATCGAGTTCGACCGACCCGGGGGCCCTCGGCTCGGACAGCTCGGAGATCCGGCTGCGGACCTCCTCCGGCCTCAGCCCGAGCGCCTCCAGCCGGCCCCGATCCAGCTCGACCGCGATCTCGCGGCGCTCCGCCCCCCGGACGCGCACCTCGGACACGCCCGGCAGCCCCCGCACGAAGGGCTCGATCTCCTCCTCGGCGATCTCGCCCAGGCGCGCGAACGTATACGGGCCGGTCAGCGAGAAGCTGAGGAGCTGCTCCTCTTCGTCGGCGAACTCCTGCGGCACGTACTCGGAGAGGTCGGGCACCACGCCCCCGGGCAACTCGTCCCGGATGGAGCTGATCCGTTCGCTCAGCTCGAGACGGGCGAACTCCATGCGTGTCTCGCGCTCGAAGTGGACCTCGATCGAAGCCGTGGAGCCTGTCCCTTGCTGATCGGCGCGGGAGACCGAGATGACCTTTTCGACACCGCCGACCTGTTGGACGACCGTCTCGAGCGGCGCCGTCACGAACGCCTCCAGCGCCTCGGGCGAGGCGCCGTTCCAGGTGGCGGTGACCGTGAGACGGGGGAACTCGACCTCGGGCAAGTCCTCGACCGGGATGAGGCGGAAGCTCGTCACGCCAAGCGCGAAGAGCGCGATGTAGATCGCGGCGGTCGCCACCGGCCGGCGGATGGCCAGATCGATCATGGTTCCGCGCTACCTCGCGCCATGCCCGGAGCGGCCGGCCCGGAGCGGCCGCCGAGGCCGTACCCCGGCGTCGGCCGGAGCCCGGACGGATCGCGGCGCTCCGGCCGCGGGCCCGGGTCGGGCCCCACCGACACCGAGGGCTCGACCAGGACCGAATATACGACGGGCACGACGATGAGCGTGAGGAAGGTCGCGGAGATGAGGCCGCCGATCACCACGACGGCCAGCGGGGCGCGGAGGTCGGCCCCTGCCCCCAGCCCCGCGGCGAGCGGCAGGAGTCCGACCACGGTCGTGATGGTTGTCATCACGATGGGGCGGAGCCGCAGCCGGCCCGCTTCAAGGATCGCCGCCCGTTTCGCCAGCCCCGCCCGCCGGCGCTGGTTGATGAAGTCGACCTTCACGATCGCGTCGTTGACGACAATGCCGATGAGGATCACGAACCCGATGCCGCTCATCGCGTTGAGGCCGCCCCCGGCGATCCAGAGCGCGGTCACCGCCCCGATCGCCGCCAGCGGCACCGCGGTGAGGACGACGAGCGGCTGCACGAGCGACTCGAACTGGGCGGCCATGATGAGGAAAACGAGGGCCAGGGCGAGGCCGAAGGCGAAGGTGAGCGAGCGGAAGCTGTCCTGCATCTCCTCGTTCTCGCCGCCGACGCGCACGGTCGTGAGCGCCGGCCGCGGGATGTCCGCGATCGCCGCCTCCACCTGCCGGACGGCCGTCCGGAGGCCGCCCTCGGCCACGTCCGCCAGCACCTGGATCGTGCGGTTCTGATCCTCGCGCCGGATTTCGACCGGACCGAACCCCTGCCGGACCGTCACGAGTTCCCCGATCGGCACGCCCTGCAGCCGAAGCCCGAGCACCCGGTCGAGTTCCCGCCGGGCCGTCTCCGGAATCGTGACCCGGATGTCGACCTTGTCGGCGAACACCGAGTACGCGTTCCGGGTCTCCGATCCCCGCAGGTAGTCCTCGATCGCCGTCGCAACCGACGTCACGGTGATCTGGTGGCGAGCCGCCACCTCCCGATTGATCTCGATGACGAGTTCCGGTTGCGTGCGGAGGAAATCCAGCCGGACATCGGCCAGCACCGGGACGCCCTCGAGCCGGGTCTCGATCGCCTCGGCGACCGGCACGAGTTCCTCCAGTTCCCCGCTCTGCACCTTCACCGCGAGGTCGGCCTCGCCGATCGCCAGCGCCCTGCCGAGCGACGTGGCCCGTCCGGTTTCGATCGTCACGAAGGCCGGATCCACGCCGCTCTCCGGGAGCCGCGCGCGCAGTTCGGCGATCGCTTCGCTCGTCGGCCGGGACGACCCGGCGAGCTGTACGTCGAGCGCCGCGTTGTTGAGTCCTGTCAGGTCGCGCGCCGCGAGTTCGCTGCCCCGGCTGCGGCCCACGCGAGTGAAGATGCCCGAGACGTCCGCCATGTCGAGCAGGAGCCGCTCCACCTCGCCCGCCGTCTCGTCCGTCGTCCGGATCGGCGTCCCCTGGGGGAGGTTGAGTTCGACCCAGAACTGCTGTTCGTCCACGCGCGGCATGAGCCCCCTCGGGAGGGATCCGGCGAGCATGATCGCGCCGGCCAGGGCGACAATCGCGATCGAGAGGACTTCCAGCCGGTGCGCGAGAGCCCACTCGAGCGTCCGCTCGTACCGGCCCGCGAAACGGAGGAAGGCGCGCTCGAAGGCCCGCAGGAAGGGGCCGAAGAGCAGGCCCAGGACTCTGCCGCCGCCGGTCGCGACATCGACGCCCGTGAGCTTGACCGAGCGCCCCACGTAGGCGACCCCGCCCCCGACGCCTCGCACGCCCGCGACGGCGCCCGCCCGCACGGCTCGGCCGACCCGGCGCACGCGTCCCGGCCGCTCGGCTTCCGGCGCATCGGGCGCCGACGGGAACGTCTCGCCATCGAAGCCCGCCGTCTCCGCTCCGCGCCTCCCTCGGGCCACCTGGGCGGCGAGTACCGGGAGCAGTGTGAGCGCCACGAGCAGCGAGGCGAGGAGGGAGAACGTCACCGCGAGCGAAAGGTCGCCGAAGAGGGCGCCCGCCACGCCCTCCACGTACAGCACCGGTCCGAATACGGCGATCGTCGTGAGCGTCGACGCCGTGATCGCCGCCGCCACCTCCCGGGCGCCCCGCCCGGCCGACTCCCGCGCGCTACCGCCCGACTCCTCGCGGTGCCGGAAGATGTTCTCGAGCACGACGATGGAGTTGTCCACGAGCAGGCCGACTCCGAGCGCGAGGCCGCCGAGGGACATGATGTTGAGGCTGACGTCGAACGCGTAGCAGAGCGCGAAGGCCGCCATGACCGAGATCGGGATGGCGAGCCCGATGGCCAGCGGATACCTCGGATCGCGCAGGAAGAGGAAGAGGACGAGGAAGGCCAGCGCGCCGCCGAGCAGCAGGGCGGAGACGACGTTCGAGATCGCGTCCCGGATGAAGGCCGCCTGGCTGGAGGCGATCTCGATCGAGATCCCCTGAAACTCCTCCCGCAGTTGATCCAGCGTCTCGCGCACGCCGTCCGCCACGCGGACCGTGTTCGTCCCCGCCTCCTTGAACACCTGGAGCCCGATCGCGGGCTCCCCGTTGAAGCGCGCGATCGTCTCGAGATCCGCGATCGTGTCGACCACGGTGGCGACGTCGGTCAGCCGGACGGGACGGGACCCGACGCCCCGCGGCCGCGCGATGACGACGTCGAGCAGTTCCTCGACCTCCCGGAACTGGCCCAGCGTGCGCAGGCTGTACTCGAACCGGCCCCGCTGGATCGTGCCGCCGGGCGCATTGTAGTTCGCCTGGTCGAGCGCGTTCGAGATCTCGCTGAGCGAAACCTCGTGCACATCCAGGTATTCCGGA from the Candidatus Palauibacter polyketidifaciens genome contains:
- a CDS encoding efflux RND transporter permease subunit, with the protein product MIDLAIRRPVATAAIYIALFALGVTSFRLIPVEDLPEVEFPRLTVTATWNGASPEALEAFVTAPLETVVQQVGGVEKVISVSRADQQGTGSTASIEVHFERETRMEFARLELSERISSIRDELPGGVVPDLSEYVPQEFADEEEQLLSFSLTGPYTFARLGEIAEEEIEPFVRGLPGVSEVRVRGAERREIAVELDRGRLEALGLRPEEVRSRISELSEPRAPGSVELDGRQFAIAVRTRALEVSDIADMIVLTRPDGPVRVGDLGQVRDQTEDPTLLWRIDSQPTILMSVFRQSGTNVIQVADDVKAAMTELGSTLPAGVGLELLTDQSENIREQLTELRLRAIAAAIVIFIVLTLFLRSLGAVLVVFATIGFSVLTAVNFLYIGGFSLNLLTLWGLAWGFGLVVDNGIVVLENVERHRRSGAAPSDAASRGARQVVLPVLAATLTTAIVLVPFLFLQGELRVYYLPLTFAVGFSIVASLFVAFTFVPALASRVARMRDSAGTVVDAALTTGEAASSPTRPSEPFYIAGYRSLLGFALRHPILIALLCLGSLGGSWYLFDEHVSRGSYWSGFGGGGSGITITISFPRGAGLERTDELARSFEAKLATIDEVERFEAQVRPNFAYMRAEFPDELEHTSIPVAIKDQMTAYSYGFSGVDVRVRGYGPSFYGGGSSPPNYSLQVLGYNYLTVQEIAEEIASRLTRFSRIRDVDPNANSTWYQRDREFEYYVEPDREALAAYNLPVQQLLDYVSRNIQGRPFGNPIRVGGEEVQLAVKVDGYREFDFHDLSDLRVPISSREELRLASVAEVGQRQVLASIRREDQQYERTVAWEFRGPVRFGDVVRDAVVDAMELPPGYRIEKSRYGGWTTEETTQMWVVLAFSILLIYMVTAGLFESLLAPFVVLFSLPFALIGVFLIFFYTDATFTRTAFIGTIMMGGIVVNNAILVVYHIGEVRKRMPTAAAIVQGTLERVRPILMTTLTTVFGLLPLVLFAPSQDQNIWNALALATIGGLISSTLFVLVAIPVAYRYIVARRI
- a CDS encoding efflux RND transporter permease subunit; this encodes EVERFITEPIEQQLYSIPGARRISSRSREGQSLVQLQFAWGTDMEFATLHTREKLDNLTERLPEGSERPTILRSDPTSDPIMTLAVSGTDLRSLRDLSEVVFKRRLEQLDGVSLAGLTGGPERELRVIVDPEYLDVHEVSLSEISNALDQANYNAPGGTIQRGRFEYSLRTLGQFREVEELLDVVIARPRGVGSRPVRLTDVATVVDTIADLETIARFNGEPAIGLQVFKEAGTNTVRVADGVRETLDQLREEFQGISIEIASSQAAFIRDAISNVVSALLLGGALAFLVLFLFLRDPRYPLAIGLAIPISVMAAFALCYAFDVSLNIMSLGGLALGVGLLVDNSIVVLENIFRHREESGGSARESAGRGAREVAAAITASTLTTIAVFGPVLYVEGVAGALFGDLSLAVTFSLLASLLVALTLLPVLAAQVARGRRGAETAGFDGETFPSAPDAPEAERPGRVRRVGRAVRAGAVAGVRGVGGGVAYVGRSVKLTGVDVATGGGRVLGLLFGPFLRAFERAFLRFAGRYERTLEWALAHRLEVLSIAIVALAGAIMLAGSLPRGLMPRVDEQQFWVELNLPQGTPIRTTDETAGEVERLLLDMADVSGIFTRVGRSRGSELAARDLTGLNNAALDVQLAGSSRPTSEAIAELRARLPESGVDPAFVTIETGRATSLGRALAIGEADLAVKVQSGELEELVPVAEAIETRLEGVPVLADVRLDFLRTQPELVIEINREVAARHQITVTSVATAIEDYLRGSETRNAYSVFADKVDIRVTIPETARRELDRVLGLRLQGVPIGELVTVRQGFGPVEIRREDQNRTIQVLADVAEGGLRTAVRQVEAAIADIPRPALTTVRVGGENEEMQDSFRSLTFAFGLALALVFLIMAAQFESLVQPLVVLTAVPLAAIGAVTALWIAGGGLNAMSGIGFVILIGIVVNDAIVKVDFINQRRRAGLAKRAAILEAGRLRLRPIVMTTITTVVGLLPLAAGLGAGADLRAPLAVVVIGGLISATFLTLIVVPVVYSVLVEPSVSVGPDPGPRPERRDPSGLRPTPGYGLGGRSGPAAPGMARGSAEP